From the Maioricimonas rarisocia genome, one window contains:
- a CDS encoding serine/threonine-protein kinase: MSVVWDGEFSENDPTQLWRREETETPTLAEHDEEDLRYLVGQTLGVYRCEGFLGRGGMGWVFEAFHADLHRRCALKLMSPRLFVKDRESLARFMNEARAAAALVHPNVVTTHALGEHDGLHFLEMELVRGQSLQHALRSGRLTPLRSGAIALGIASGLAAAHREHILHRDLKPDNVLMTLRGIPKIGDFGLAKRVVRAGRSPSTDTLVGTPHYMAPELFSGIPASPASDVYALGICLFRMLTGRLPFTASSLDELIATVTQKPLPDIRREVSEVSLEMAECVNLLLSKSPDNRPRDGIEAFQLLQSILGQARDLESMVQEALDDGGVTARVRTAKGYEVTVRLPDGRQQRVYIETSDHAATDRLLLIFTNCCPADPNYYEEALRLNAKVSHGALAIRNFRGEPHFVMVDTYPRATVDAEEIRRSVFELAMQADAVEQLLSDEDAH, encoded by the coding sequence ATGTCAGTGGTCTGGGACGGAGAATTCTCGGAAAACGACCCGACGCAGCTCTGGCGACGGGAGGAAACCGAAACGCCCACCCTCGCGGAGCATGACGAAGAAGACCTCCGTTATCTGGTGGGACAGACACTTGGCGTGTACCGCTGCGAGGGGTTCCTGGGTCGGGGGGGCATGGGCTGGGTCTTCGAGGCATTCCATGCGGACCTGCACCGACGCTGCGCGCTGAAGCTGATGTCGCCACGGCTGTTCGTCAAGGATCGTGAATCGCTGGCCCGGTTCATGAACGAGGCCCGGGCTGCAGCAGCGCTGGTTCATCCCAATGTCGTGACCACGCACGCGCTGGGCGAGCACGACGGATTGCACTTCCTCGAGATGGAACTCGTTCGCGGACAGTCTCTGCAGCACGCGCTGCGCAGCGGCCGTCTGACGCCGCTCCGTTCCGGGGCAATCGCACTGGGAATCGCCAGTGGTCTGGCGGCGGCTCATCGGGAGCACATCCTCCATCGCGATCTGAAGCCGGACAACGTGCTGATGACGTTGCGGGGAATTCCAAAGATCGGCGACTTCGGGCTGGCCAAACGCGTCGTACGAGCCGGCCGCTCCCCTTCGACCGACACACTGGTCGGGACGCCGCACTACATGGCGCCGGAACTGTTCTCCGGAATACCGGCCTCGCCAGCCTCCGATGTCTACGCGCTGGGCATCTGCCTGTTTCGCATGCTCACTGGTCGGTTGCCGTTCACCGCTTCCAGCCTCGACGAGCTGATCGCCACCGTCACACAGAAGCCCCTGCCGGACATTCGCCGCGAGGTGTCCGAGGTGTCGCTCGAGATGGCCGAATGCGTGAACCTGCTGCTGTCGAAGTCGCCGGACAACCGGCCACGGGACGGGATCGAGGCGTTCCAGCTGCTGCAGTCAATTCTGGGTCAGGCACGCGACCTGGAATCGATGGTGCAGGAAGCACTCGACGACGGTGGTGTGACGGCCCGCGTGCGAACGGCCAAAGGCTACGAGGTCACGGTGCGGCTGCCGGACGGGCGACAGCAGCGCGTCTACATCGAGACCAGCGATCATGCGGCGACGGACCGGCTGCTGCTGATCTTCACGAATTGCTGTCCGGCCGATCCGAACTATTACGAAGAAGCCCTGCGGCTCAACGCCAAGGTCTCACACGGGGCACTGGCGATCCGGAATTTCCGGGGGGAGCCGCACTTCGTGATGGTCGACACCTATCCGCGGGCGACGGTCGACGCCGAAGAGATCCGCCGCAGCGTGTTCGAACTCGCGATGCAGGCAGACGCCGTCGAGCAGTTACTGTCCGACGAGGATGCTCACTGA
- a CDS encoding DUF3467 domain-containing protein: MAAEPVGQSATEGTPGQPGAQEVRIELDDSATNATYANLCRVSSSPEELIIDFALNPNPVSGQSQRIPVSERVILNHYTAKRLAALLSTTVQRHEQAFGTLEMDYRKRLRTSPESE, from the coding sequence ATGGCAGCGGAACCGGTTGGACAGTCGGCAACGGAAGGGACCCCCGGACAGCCTGGCGCTCAGGAAGTCCGAATCGAGCTGGATGATTCGGCGACGAACGCGACCTATGCGAATCTCTGTCGGGTGTCGAGTTCTCCCGAAGAGCTGATCATCGACTTTGCACTCAATCCCAATCCGGTCAGTGGGCAGTCGCAGCGGATTCCGGTGAGCGAGCGGGTGATCCTGAATCATTACACCGCCAAGCGACTGGCCGCTCTGCTGTCGACGACGGTCCAGCGCCACGAGCAGGCGTTCGGGACGCTCGAGATGGACTACCGCAAACGGCTGCGGACGTCGCCGGAATCGGAGTGA
- a CDS encoding ferritin-like domain-containing protein, which translates to MELRAFAEQVLLRPSLEEKLTAPPATLTDTDPGPAARIAEPERTPDLVFAPRRSAPSMPSPQALADPHKRAIAHHIMANHELQALEVMAWVLLAFPEAPTDFRMGMACVMRDEQRHTRMHAERARKLGVEFGELPVNCYIWKKAQEFHSVLDYLAGLPLVFEGRNLDHTCELAEAFEAAGDPRSARLMQVIHDDEIEHVRFGIEWLRRLKRDDQSDWDAFVDHLHWPLRPGKARGMVFQREARLAAGLGAEFVDRLEKWTDEESVETG; encoded by the coding sequence ATGGAACTGCGTGCGTTTGCTGAACAGGTTCTGCTGCGGCCGTCGCTCGAAGAGAAGCTGACGGCTCCTCCCGCGACGTTGACCGACACCGATCCCGGGCCCGCCGCCCGCATCGCGGAGCCGGAGCGGACGCCCGATCTTGTCTTCGCTCCCCGTCGCTCGGCCCCGTCAATGCCATCGCCACAGGCGCTTGCCGACCCGCACAAGCGGGCAATTGCGCATCACATCATGGCTAATCATGAACTGCAGGCGCTGGAGGTGATGGCGTGGGTGCTGCTGGCGTTTCCTGAGGCCCCGACGGACTTCCGGATGGGAATGGCCTGCGTAATGCGGGACGAGCAGCGGCACACGCGGATGCATGCCGAACGGGCCCGAAAACTCGGCGTGGAGTTCGGCGAACTGCCGGTGAACTGCTACATCTGGAAGAAGGCCCAGGAGTTCCACTCGGTCCTGGACTACCTGGCGGGGCTGCCGCTGGTCTTCGAAGGACGCAATCTCGATCACACCTGCGAACTGGCCGAGGCGTTCGAGGCGGCCGGCGACCCGAGGAGTGCCCGACTCATGCAGGTGATCCACGACGATGAGATCGAGCACGTCCGCTTCGGTATCGAATGGTTGCGACGGCTCAAGCGGGACGACCAGAGCGACTGGGACGCATTCGTCGACCACCTGCACTGGCCGCTGCGGCCCGGCAAAGCGCGGGGGATGGTGTTTCAGAGAGAAGCCCGGCTGGCGGCGGGGCTCGGGGCGGAATTCGTCGACCGGCTCGAGAAGTGGACCGATGAGGAATCGGTGGAAACCGGATGA
- a CDS encoding CPBP family intramembrane glutamic endopeptidase, whose translation MLIGRLQRHAQQRRGSASWRKPSGPGILESVGWTIGYLVAQTLVLLGFVAAVILWAAEGIPRQRNMLDAVLLELSLDSSFLLTGVSSLATVFVAILAVRLRLGRRVRSWLRFRRSRPRDVILVSGAVLPLAVLSGELYRLALIGWESLLASVPALADWQQTNSLAVIQGQIPMVPYPILIVALALGPALSEEIVFRGLIGRGLLQRYGVFFAVSLTTVLFAAAHVFPPHALATVPLGIFLHLVYLATGNLWLPIWLHFLNNALSVSLLKYTMTNEIPASPVVIVSALLYLAATVALLSWHVPRRDTEASRPVRRKPPIQGVRPSRRTVRQPSWFATQLGAATVILAFTLSFVWSALATASH comes from the coding sequence ATGCTTATCGGAAGACTGCAGCGACACGCGCAACAGCGACGAGGATCCGCCTCCTGGCGCAAACCCTCAGGCCCGGGAATTCTTGAATCGGTCGGCTGGACGATCGGCTATCTGGTCGCCCAGACGCTCGTGCTGCTCGGCTTCGTTGCGGCAGTCATTCTCTGGGCCGCGGAAGGGATCCCGCGTCAGCGGAACATGCTGGACGCGGTTCTGCTGGAACTCAGCCTGGATTCGTCGTTTCTGCTGACCGGCGTCTCCAGCCTCGCCACGGTCTTTGTCGCCATCCTTGCCGTCCGCCTTCGTCTGGGCCGACGTGTGCGCAGCTGGCTCCGTTTCCGGCGTTCGCGTCCCCGCGACGTGATTCTGGTCTCCGGGGCCGTCCTGCCGCTCGCCGTACTCTCCGGCGAACTGTACCGACTCGCTCTGATCGGCTGGGAATCGCTGCTCGCCAGCGTCCCGGCACTGGCAGACTGGCAGCAGACGAATTCGCTCGCCGTAATCCAGGGCCAGATCCCGATGGTCCCGTACCCGATCCTGATCGTCGCCCTGGCTCTCGGACCGGCGCTGAGCGAAGAGATCGTCTTTCGGGGCCTGATTGGTCGCGGCCTGCTGCAACGTTACGGCGTTTTCTTTGCCGTTAGCCTGACGACCGTGCTGTTTGCGGCCGCACACGTGTTTCCGCCGCATGCCCTGGCGACAGTCCCGCTCGGCATCTTTCTGCATCTGGTCTATCTGGCGACGGGGAACCTCTGGCTGCCGATCTGGCTGCACTTTCTGAACAACGCCCTGAGCGTGTCTCTGCTGAAGTACACGATGACCAACGAGATCCCGGCATCGCCCGTGGTCATCGTCTCAGCCCTGCTGTACCTCGCTGCAACCGTGGCACTATTGAGCTGGCATGTGCCGCGGCGTGACACAGAGGCATCTCGCCCGGTCCGGCGCAAACCGCCGATTCAGGGGGTGCGCCCTTCTCGCAGGACGGTCCGTCAGCCGTCCTGGTTCGCCACCCAGTTGGGCGCTGCGACTGTCATCCTCGCCTTCACGCTCAGCTTCGTCTGGTCCGCCCTGGCGACTGCGTCGCACTAG
- a CDS encoding sigma-54 interaction domain-containing protein — MKQSECRMSILVLSPDSSLVPLLEEEIPADVAMDAGPLSADGIEVAKAAQPDLVIFDCRQIPDGGHAIDRLVEQFQILHSETPMLLLACGEPPEILARRIACSGINCVRDADSTSEILAALDPFLPGTSVPPTSDAPQAEREGRATSVAEVVSHRFETQSPHFKQMLEDLAIAAVHDVTILLIGETGSGKTYLSQLVHEASPRRAEPFIHVACGALPRELIESELFGHVKGAFTSAHADKEGKFIAAGRGTILLDEIDVLGPEQQVKLLRVIETGEFEPVGSNRTLRSQARLVVASNLDLQPLVEQGRFRPDLYYRLNMLKFEIPPLRKRKVDIVPLVKKFVARFQQKHGVRIDRIDDNMLEALLAYPWPGNVRELEHVVQRAVIYCRDGLLTRDHLPSHIVSGLVGPTNDPSVVLSRRPVTQNRSLEHQVALTEKEIIEQALFKNNFSRTNTARDLGISRVTLYNKMKKYDMLK; from the coding sequence GTGAAACAGTCCGAATGCCGGATGAGCATCCTGGTCCTCAGCCCCGACTCCTCCCTGGTCCCGCTCCTCGAAGAGGAGATCCCGGCCGACGTCGCGATGGATGCCGGCCCGCTTTCCGCCGACGGCATCGAAGTCGCGAAGGCGGCACAGCCGGACCTGGTCATTTTCGACTGTCGTCAGATTCCTGATGGCGGCCATGCCATCGACCGGCTTGTCGAGCAGTTTCAGATCCTGCATTCGGAAACCCCGATGCTGTTGCTCGCCTGTGGCGAGCCGCCCGAGATTCTCGCTCGCCGGATTGCCTGCAGTGGCATCAACTGCGTCCGGGACGCGGACAGCACATCAGAGATCCTTGCCGCCCTCGATCCCTTCCTGCCGGGCACCAGTGTTCCACCAACGTCAGATGCACCGCAGGCGGAACGCGAAGGCCGTGCCACCTCGGTCGCCGAGGTCGTCTCGCACCGCTTCGAAACGCAGTCCCCCCACTTCAAGCAGATGCTCGAGGACCTCGCGATTGCCGCCGTCCACGATGTGACGATTCTGCTGATCGGCGAAACAGGCTCGGGCAAGACCTATCTCTCGCAACTCGTTCACGAGGCGTCTCCGCGACGGGCTGAACCCTTCATTCACGTTGCATGCGGAGCTCTTCCCCGGGAGCTGATCGAAAGCGAACTGTTCGGTCACGTGAAAGGAGCCTTCACCAGCGCCCACGCGGACAAGGAGGGAAAGTTCATCGCCGCCGGCCGCGGAACGATCCTCCTCGACGAAATCGACGTGCTCGGGCCCGAACAGCAGGTGAAACTGCTGCGGGTCATCGAAACCGGCGAGTTCGAGCCGGTCGGTTCGAACCGGACGCTGCGGTCACAGGCCCGCCTGGTGGTCGCCAGCAATCTCGACCTGCAGCCGCTGGTCGAACAGGGGCGGTTCCGGCCGGACCTGTACTACCGCCTGAACATGCTGAAGTTCGAGATCCCGCCGCTCCGTAAGCGGAAGGTCGACATCGTTCCGCTGGTCAAGAAGTTCGTCGCTCGCTTCCAGCAGAAGCACGGCGTCCGCATCGACCGTATCGACGACAACATGCTCGAAGCGCTGTTGGCCTACCCTTGGCCCGGCAACGTCCGGGAACTCGAACACGTGGTCCAGCGGGCAGTGATCTACTGCCGCGACGGACTGCTGACGCGTGACCACCTGCCGTCCCACATCGTCTCAGGCCTGGTCGGACCGACGAACGATCCGTCCGTTGTCCTCTCGCGTCGCCCGGTCACGCAGAATCGCAGCCTCGAACATCAGGTCGCCCTGACCGAAAAGGAAATCATCGAGCAGGCGCTGTTCAAGAACAATTTCAGCCGCACCAACACGGCCCGCGATCTCGGCATCAGCCGCGTGACGCTCTACAACAAGATGAAGAAGTACGACATGCTGAAGTAG
- a CDS encoding DUF3467 domain-containing protein: MSDSFDHGDPPPDDELPEPLHGHVRHSNLSARVTPDVAEGVFSNGAIVLNGPYECVLDFVIRLAEIQRVVARVVLPAPVGQQFAQALQENIHLYESRFGPVEGQSPRPRGSEPPAGEVSPGEPGAPAGAGAISPLAGGGSSEGAREGQDPPPSIDVIYDELKLPDELLCGRYSNAVLIRHSSTEFCFDFISNVYPRSAVAARIFMAAGQVQPLLRSLRQALSDPPGNDPPPPMDPSSN, encoded by the coding sequence GTGAGTGATTCGTTCGACCACGGAGACCCGCCGCCGGATGACGAACTGCCTGAACCGCTGCACGGTCATGTGCGTCATTCGAACCTGAGCGCCCGAGTGACTCCTGACGTTGCCGAGGGCGTCTTCAGCAACGGCGCGATCGTGCTGAACGGGCCGTACGAGTGCGTCCTCGACTTCGTGATCCGGCTGGCGGAGATTCAGCGGGTGGTGGCCCGCGTCGTGCTTCCCGCTCCGGTCGGCCAGCAGTTCGCGCAGGCGCTGCAGGAGAACATTCACCTGTACGAGTCACGGTTCGGGCCGGTGGAAGGTCAGAGCCCGCGTCCGCGGGGAAGCGAGCCTCCTGCAGGCGAAGTTTCACCAGGCGAGCCGGGCGCACCTGCCGGAGCCGGAGCGATCTCTCCCTTGGCTGGAGGTGGTTCGAGTGAAGGGGCCCGCGAAGGGCAGGATCCGCCCCCTTCGATTGACGTCATCTACGATGAGCTGAAGCTGCCCGACGAACTGCTGTGCGGGCGGTATTCGAACGCGGTTCTCATCCGCCACTCGTCGACCGAGTTCTGCTTCGACTTCATCAGCAACGTCTACCCGCGATCGGCTGTCGCTGCCCGGATCTTCATGGCGGCCGGTCAGGTGCAGCCGCTGCTGCGATCGCTGCGGCAGGCGCTCAGTGACCCGCCCGGCAATGACCCGCCGCCTCCGATGGATCCCTCGTCGAACTGA